The Malus sylvestris chromosome 12, drMalSylv7.2, whole genome shotgun sequence genome contains a region encoding:
- the LOC126592987 gene encoding protein SCO1 homolog 1, mitochondrial-like, with translation MASIISRTVNHLRHVNRSVIRSGLPNPPPPLADSLQNRHLPLLGQSLAIYQRCLFSTTPNTTAENQGNPEPKTSENANSGNSGDSGEGNKSGESHESSNAGKSIRGGPVSWLSFLLLVATGAGIILYYDKEKRQHIEEIFKASKEVKQGPSVGKAAIGGPFNLINHDGKRVTEKDFLGNWTLMYFGFTHCPDICPDELVKLAAAVDKLEKDAGIEIVPLFISVDPERDTVEQVREYVKEFHPKLIGLTGNPDEIRSVARAYRVYYMKTTEEDSDYLVDHSIVMYLMSPEMEFVKFFGKNNDVDSLAEGITKEIKQYKK, from the exons ATGGCGTCCATCATTTCCAGGACCGTTAACCATCTCCGCCACGTCAACCGCTCAGTGATCCGATCCGGGTTGCCGAACCCACCGCCACCGCTCGCCGACTCTCTCCAAAATCGGCATCTTCCACTCCTCGGACAG TCGTTGGCGATTTATCAAAGATGTCTTTTTTCAACGACACCCAATACTACGGCGGAAAATCAAGGAAACCCTGAACCAAAAACCTCGGAAAATGCAAATTCCGGTAATTCTGGTGATTCTGGTGAAGGGAACAAGTCTGGGGAATCACATGAGAGTAGTAATGCGGGAAAATCTATTCGCGGAGGG CCCGTTTCGTGGTTGAGTTTTCTGCTGCTGGTGGCGACTGGAGCCGGAATTATACTCTATTACGACAAGGAAAAGAGACAACATATTGAAG AAATATTTAAGGCGTCCAAGGAAGTAAAGCAAGGACCATCTGTGGGAAAAGCTGCCATTGGGGGTCCATTCAATCTTATCAACCATGATGGGAAGCGAGTGACTGAAAAAGATTTTTTGGGGAATTGGACATTGATGTACTTTGGTTTCACTCACTGCCCTGATATCTGCCCAGATGAGCTAGTAAAGCTAGCTGCTGCGGTTGATAAATTAG AGAAAGATGCAGGGATTGAGATAGTGCCCCTTTTCATATCTGTTGATCCTGAAAGGGATACCGTTGAGCAAGTCCGTGAATATGTGAAGG AGTTTCATCCAAAGCTGATTGGCTTAACTGGTAACCCGGATGAGATACGGAGTGTTGCTCGTGCATATCGTGTGTACTATATGAAAACAACAGAAGAAGACTCAGATTATCTTGTGGACCATTCCATAGTCAT GTACTTGATGAGCCCCGAGAtggaatttgtgaaatttttcgGAAAGAACAACGATGTTGATTCACTTGCTGAAGGTATAACGAAAGAGATAAAGCAGTACAAAAAATAG
- the LOC126592103 gene encoding protein trichome birefringence-like 3, translated as MSFPPSTASGAMKAFRGKLHFPIIMVCAIAFISLLYTERISIILSSNPFFKVKSCSKTNATSKNKNRNATLDKLRDTILDDRFEFDPEECSIENGKWVFNRSIKPLYSDRSCPYLDRQVSCVKNGRPDSGYRYWQWQIQDCTLPRFNPEVVLKKLSGKRLLFVGDSLQRGQWQSLVCMVESIIPEDQKSMRRGHSHTVFRAKEYNASIEFYWAPFLVDSNSDEHIIGNPKERILKVDSVAKHAKYWTGVDILVFNTYVWWMSGYTIKSYWGSFPNGEEGYEELEAPAAYRIALKTWANWVDTNVNPNKTRVFFTTMSPTHMRSADWENPDGMRCFNETKPYMKKGFWGTGSDKKIMRVVSEVISKMKIPVSVLNVTQMSNYRVDAHTKVYTETGGNVLTDEQKADVLHNSDCIHWCLPGVPDTWNEIFVAHL; from the exons ATGAGCTTCCCTCCATCTACTGCATCTGGCGCAATGAAAGCGTTTCGCGGAAAGCTACATTTTCCTATTATCATGGTCTGCGCTATCGCCTTCATCAGTCTCCTCTACACCGAACGGATTAGCATCATTCTTTCCTCCAACCCTTTTTTCAAAGTTAAATCATGTTCCAAAACCAATGCCACTTCGAAAAATA AAAATAGAAATGCTACACTGGATAAGTTGAGGGATACCATATTAGATGATAGGTTTGAGTTCGACCCTGAGGAGTGCAGTATTGAGAACGGAAAGTGGGTGTTCAACCGTTCGATCAAGCCTCTTTACTCTGATAGAAGTTGCCCCTATCTTGATAGGCAAGTTTCATGTGTCAAGAATGGACGTCCGGATTCTGGCTATCGCTACTGGCAATGGCAGATCCAAGATTGCACATTGCCAAG ATTTAATCCAGAAGTTGTTCTTAAGAAACTTAGTGGAAAGAGGCTACTTTTTGTTGGGGATTCTTTGCAAAGAGGTCAATGGCAATCTCTAGTCTGTATGGTTGAATCCATCATACCAGAGGACCAAAAGTCCATGCGACGCGGGCACTCTCACACAGTCTTCAGAGCCAAG GAGTATAATGCAAGTATTGAATTCTACTGGGCTCCATTTCTCGTTGATTCCAATTCTGATGAACATATAATCGGAAATCCAAAGGAAAGAATACTAAAAGTGGATTCAGTTGCCAAGCATGCCAAATACTGGACAGGAGTTGATATCCTTGTGTTCAACACTTACGTTTGGTGGATGAGCGGCTACACGATCAAATCATA CTGGGGCTCGTTTCCAAACGGCGAAGAAGGGTACGAAGAATTGGAAGCACCGGCTGCCTACAGAATAGCATTGAAGACATGGGCTAACTGGGTCGACACAAATGTCAATCCGAACAAGACCCGTGTTTTTTTCACTACTATGTCCCCTACACACATGAG AAGTGCAGACTGGGAAAATCCAGATGGGATGAGATGCTTCAACGAAACAAAGCCATACATGAAAAAGGGATTCTGGGGAACTGGTTCGGACAAGAAGATCATGCGCGTGGTGTCCGAAGTAATAAGCAAAATGAAAATTCCGGTTTCAGTACTCAATGTAACGCAGATGTCAAATTACAGAGTTGATGCTCACACAAAAGTGTACACCGAAACCGGAGGCAATGTACTAACTGATGAGCAAAAGGCTGATGTGCTGCACAATTCAGATTGCATACATTGGTGCCTTCCTGGAGTTCCAGACACATGGAATGAAATTTTTGTGGCACATTTGTAG
- the LOC126592405 gene encoding phosphoinositide phosphatase SAC8-like, which yields MGVRLADIHLSQTLRKAGALCTGYVSFDFHHVCGNSNFENLKLLYEQISEQFEKQGYFLVDAKGNILEEQKGIVRSNCIDCLDRTNVTQSYLAQKSLDAQLQRTGVLDSSEIISMFAEDYQTFRALWAEQGDEISLRMP from the exons atgggggtaaggctagccgacattcacctctcccagaccctgcgtaaagcgggagccttgtgcactgg atacgtttcatttgactttcaTCATGTATGTGGTAACTCAAACTTTGAAAACCTAAAGCTTCTATACGAGCAGATCTCAGAGCAATTTGAAAAGCAAGG ATACTTCCTCGTAGATGCAAAAGGCAATATACTGGAGGAGCAGAAAGGGATTGTCAGATCAAACTGCATTGATTGCCTTGATAGAACAAATGTTACTCAG AGTTACTTGGCCCAGAAGTCTCTCGATGCACAGTTGCAGAGGACTGGAGTGCTGGATTCTTCTGAAATCATTTCTATGTTTGCTGAAGACTATCAAACATTTAGAGCAT TGTGGGCGGAGCAAGGTGACGAGATAAGCCTACGTATGCCCTGA
- the LOC126592988 gene encoding uncharacterized protein LOC126592988 translates to MAGGGNFMNRVVSYLVNELLVDSLANSRAFQRFAVKTSKRIEDIQNIAAKKKEQLAEQMKDFSKNMEDSFKDGR, encoded by the exons ATGGCGGGCGGTGGGAACTTCATGAACAGAGTCGTGTCGTACCTCGTCAATGAGCTTCTGGTCGATAGCCTCGCCAACAG CCGTGCATTCCAAAGGTTTGCTGTGAAAACATCGAAGAGGATTGAAGATATTCAAAATATTG CTGCAAAGAAGAAGGAACAACTTGCTGAGCAGATGAAGGATTTCTCGAAGAACATGGAAGAT TCTTTCAAAGATGGTCGATGA
- the LOC126592397 gene encoding bifunctional monothiol glutaredoxin-S16, chloroplastic-like — protein MVKPNSSSQTVGSGQKPNPFPQQYLLKSKPEPSFPTFSLTESQMATIIHLSAIHTSSPSIRLFSSHSPQNTPNPSFNLPTKAPTFRSISLKPCIASKPRASVITSAVQTLSETELVTVPEEVEIAGKLPAETGVYAVFDQSGELQFVGLSRNIAASVLSHRKSLPELCYSVKVGVVDEPDRAVLTEAWKSWMEEHIKATGKVPPGNESGNATWVRKPPPRKKKSDLRLTPGPNVQLTVPLEELIDRLVKENKVVAFIKGSRSAPLCGFSQKVVGILENQGVDYESIDVLDEEYNRGLRETLKKYSNWPTFPQIFVNGELLGGCDILSSMQEKGELASFFKK, from the exons ATGGTCAAACCCAATAGCTCCTCTCAAACAGTCGGGTCGGGTCAGAAACCGAATCCGTTTCCTCAACAATATCTGTTGAAGTCTAAACCAGAACCTTCGTTCCCGACCTTCTCTCTCACTGAATCTCAAATGGCGACAATCATCCACCTCTCTGCAATCCACACTTCATCTCCCTCTATCCGCTTATTCTCTTCTCACTCTCCCCAAAATACCCCCAACCCCTCGTTCAATTTACCAACCAAAGCCCCTACCTTTCGCTCCATTTCTCTCAAACCTTGCATCGCATCCAAGCCCCGAGCTTCGGTCATCACTTCGGCGGTTCAGACCCTATCGGAGACCGAGCTAGTCACCGTGCCGGAGGAGGTAGAAATCGCCGGGAAATTGCCGGCGGAGACGGGGGTCTACGCCGTTTTTGACCAGAGCGGCGAGCTGCAGTTCGTCGGGTTATCGAGGAACATAGCGGCGAGTGTTCTCTCCCACCGGAAGTCGTTGCCGGAGCTTTGCTACTCCGTCAAG gttggggtagttgATGAACCAGATAGGGCGGTTCTAACAGAAGCTTGGAAATCATGGATGGAAGAACACATAAAAGCAACTGGGAAGGTTCCCCCGGGAAATGAATCGGGCAACGCCACATGGGTCCGAAAGCCACcaccgaggaagaagaagtctGATCTCCGGCTAACACCTGGTCCTAACGTGCAGCTGACAGTGCCGTTGGAGGAACTCATTGACCGGTTGGTCAAGGAGAACAAAGTCGTGGCCTTCATCAAGGGCTCGAGAAGTGCCCCATTGTGTGGTTTCTCGCAGAAGGTGGTTGGAATTCTTGAAAACCAGGGGGTGGATTATGAGAGCATTGATGTGCTTGACGAAGAGTATAATAGAGGATTGAGGGAGACTCTGAAGAAGTACAGTAACTGGCCGACTTTCCCCCAGATATTCGTGAATGGTGAACTGCTTGGGGGATGTGATATCCTAAGTTCCATGCAGGAGAAGGGCGAGCTTGCCAGCTTCTTTAAAAAGTGA